In Clostridium sp. JN-1, one genomic interval encodes:
- a CDS encoding DNA cytosine methyltransferase codes for MLKTAALFAGCGGLDLGFQNAGFDVIWANDNNNKVADTYRYNHKSTKLIIDSIVNINSDDIPNCDIIIGGPPCQSWSLAGAMRGNKDSRGQLFYEYVRIIKDKRPKAFVAENVKGIVSKAHINSFNEIVDMFKDCGYTVTYKVVNAKDYGVPQDRERVFIVGIRNDIDSNYVFPEPTHTPKNYVTLEDAIGDLRDNPGEWMEGSFSPIFMSRNRRRSWNEVGFTVQASGRQTQIHPDSPEMEKVDKDKWQFKKDSGRIIRRMSFRECARIQTFPDSFKFLSSSLNENYKMIGNAVPVKLAGAIAKNLKKCIDRGTY; via the coding sequence GTGTTAAAAACAGCTGCTTTATTTGCTGGATGCGGCGGATTAGATTTAGGTTTTCAAAATGCAGGATTTGATGTTATATGGGCTAATGATAATAATAATAAGGTAGCCGATACGTACAGGTATAATCATAAAAGTACTAAATTGATAATAGATAGTATTGTAAATATAAATTCGGATGATATTCCTAATTGTGACATAATAATAGGCGGTCCGCCTTGTCAGTCTTGGTCACTTGCCGGAGCAATGAGAGGCAATAAAGACAGTAGAGGACAGTTATTTTATGAATATGTACGAATAATAAAAGATAAAAGACCAAAAGCTTTTGTAGCTGAAAATGTAAAAGGTATTGTATCAAAAGCGCACATCAATTCATTTAATGAAATAGTTGATATGTTCAAGGATTGTGGATATACAGTTACTTATAAAGTTGTGAATGCTAAAGACTATGGAGTACCGCAAGATAGAGAAAGGGTATTTATAGTTGGAATAAGGAATGACATAGATAGTAATTATGTATTTCCAGAACCAACTCATACCCCAAAAAACTATGTTACATTAGAAGATGCTATTGGTGATTTAAGAGATAATCCAGGGGAATGGATGGAAGGGTCGTTTTCTCCAATTTTTATGAGCAGAAACAGACGCAGAAGCTGGAATGAAGTTGGATTTACGGTTCAAGCAAGCGGAAGGCAAACACAAATACATCCTGATAGCCCTGAAATGGAAAAAGTAGATAAAGACAAATGGCAATTCAAAAAGGACAGCGGAAGAATTATTAGAAGAATGTCTTTCAGGGAATGTGCAAGAATACAGACGTTTCCAGATAGCTTTAAGTTTCTTAGCAGCTCACTTAATGAAAATTATAAGATGATAGGAAATGCTGTGCCGGTGAAATTAGCTGGAGCCATAGCTAAAAATTTAAAGAAATGTATAGACAGAGGAACCTATTGA
- a CDS encoding L-lactate dehydrogenase, whose translation MSTKKNKLVVVGTGHVGSAVLNTALSLGIFSEIVAIDKIKEKAEGEALDSAHATPFNYNPNTNVHSGGYEECSNAKVIIIAAGPSVGGDILDRTVLTKTNVPVIKDVMSSIVKYTKDAVIILITNPLDTLLYYAQNFFGYPKEKIFGTGTTLDSSRFKRIIANKYNVDPKNVHGYMLGEHGNSAFPAWSLLNIEGIPCDKLDDYFKPDEPLDREKTAKEVVDVAYTVNKFKGFTSSGIAMAACRLAKAVVLNEHSILPVSTTLEGYYGLRDVALSLPCVISENGVENRLEVPLTSDEVTKLKESAKSIKDTIKVAGLSK comes from the coding sequence ATGAGTACTAAAAAAAATAAATTAGTAGTTGTTGGTACAGGTCATGTAGGTTCAGCAGTATTAAATACTGCCCTTTCACTTGGAATATTTTCTGAAATAGTTGCTATTGATAAGATCAAGGAAAAAGCTGAGGGCGAAGCACTTGATTCAGCTCACGCAACACCTTTTAATTACAATCCCAATACAAATGTTCATTCTGGCGGATACGAGGAATGCAGTAATGCAAAAGTAATAATAATTGCAGCTGGTCCAAGTGTAGGTGGGGATATACTCGATAGAACAGTCCTTACAAAGACAAATGTACCAGTAATAAAAGATGTTATGAGTTCAATTGTCAAGTATACTAAAGATGCAGTAATCATACTTATAACTAATCCTCTTGATACCTTGCTTTATTATGCACAAAACTTCTTTGGATATCCTAAGGAAAAAATATTTGGTACGGGAACTACCCTTGATTCATCACGTTTTAAAAGAATTATTGCAAACAAATATAATGTAGATCCTAAAAATGTTCATGGTTACATGCTTGGAGAGCACGGCAACTCAGCTTTTCCTGCATGGAGTCTTTTAAACATAGAAGGGATACCATGTGATAAATTGGATGATTATTTTAAACCAGATGAGCCTTTAGATCGTGAAAAAACAGCTAAAGAAGTTGTAGATGTTGCATACACAGTAAACAAATTCAAAGGATTTACAAGTTCTGGAATAGCCATGGCTGCATGCAGACTTGCAAAAGCAGTTGTTCTCAATGAACACAGTATTCTTCCAGTTTCAACTACCCTTGAAGGTTACTATGGATTGAGAGATGTCGCTTTAAGTCTTCCTTGTGTAATATCTGAAAATGGTGTAGAAAATAGACTTGAGGTTCCTCTAACTTCTGATGAAGTTACAAAGTTAAAGGAAAGTGCAAAAAGCATCAAAGATACAATCAAAGTTGCAGGTCTTTCAAAATAG